In Streptomyces sp. NBC_00306, a single genomic region encodes these proteins:
- a CDS encoding DUF4279 domain-containing protein: MPVHQYVCFVITSTRTTAQEMTAALGIEPDETAVRASRSTVPPLPAHHRWKIVCRRTGLRVDEQVACVLDRLRPHTGRLAALAGQLDRQEGPGSAVLQVVRRFHSDNHEPGAGLPEEPEGPNLFGWHLDSDVLEFLTTTGAEVDIDEYDMTGDPHSD; the protein is encoded by the coding sequence ATGCCTGTGCATCAGTACGTCTGCTTCGTCATCACCAGCACGCGCACCACCGCGCAGGAGATGACGGCGGCGCTGGGAATCGAACCCGATGAGACGGCCGTGCGTGCAAGCCGCTCGACCGTGCCGCCCCTGCCGGCCCACCATCGCTGGAAGATCGTGTGCCGTCGGACAGGCCTGAGGGTCGACGAGCAGGTCGCCTGCGTCCTGGACCGATTGCGGCCTCACACCGGCCGACTCGCCGCGCTCGCGGGGCAGTTGGACCGGCAGGAGGGTCCGGGTTCCGCTGTCCTGCAGGTCGTGCGCCGCTTCCACAGCGACAACCACGAGCCCGGAGCGGGCCTGCCCGAAGAGCCGGAGGGCCCGAACCTGTTCGGATGGCACCTGGACAGCGACGTACTGGAGTTCCTGACCACCACCGGAGCGGAGGTGGACATCGACGAGTACGACATGACCGGCGACCCACACAGCGACTGA
- a CDS encoding ATP-binding SpoIIE family protein phosphatase: protein MATLSPWSALPPGSALISPPDRYLSRTTLQASQRAASEARAFVRATLAEQAAAFVAGSNVITQEFEEVGGDAELLVSELTTNAVMHAGTDIHIICALERGRSHSRTQAEPGPVAHAEDADAPVAVIIEVADHHPTRALRVHEDMPGRQCLGLRIVGALATSWGVTYDHDQKSVWFRLEASGQERRSSEPAASPRGVPRASGASTAPGAGDGLIAEWPGQAGPTFLAEGSELLAGQLDEDLVAALAGQLLVPRLADWCGVWLAEDGGGMRLSQVWHAEEWRIDALRQELVREVPPGILSTASIPWPWPETAGDAGSRGSALAFPLVAGGDCQGVLLLGRSGQLRMTDSLANVVQDVVRRIAQSLVTAHRYTRQKTISRALQRNQLPEFLATIPGVDTAIVYEPHGEGQTVGGDFYDLFPLREHCWGFLLGDVQGKDPEAMSVTGLARYLVRLLAREGHGVESVLRRLNAALAEESEEAVANGGERARPRLLSMLYGELQLGLGTAGPRCTIASAGHPLPLRLLTDGSVVAAAEPQMLLGIDNGAGFEARSFSLAPGETLLCVTDGVTERRCGHRQLDDRDGLSAVLRECTGLGAKAVAEHIRRTVHGFGPGPVEDDLSVLVLQALPVAGALTGERRPAR from the coding sequence ATGGCCACTCTGTCTCCTTGGTCGGCTCTTCCTCCTGGCTCGGCCCTGATCTCGCCCCCTGACAGGTACCTGTCGCGGACGACGCTCCAGGCGAGCCAGCGGGCGGCCTCCGAGGCGCGCGCGTTCGTGCGCGCGACCCTCGCCGAGCAGGCCGCGGCGTTCGTGGCCGGGTCGAACGTGATCACCCAGGAGTTCGAAGAGGTCGGCGGGGATGCCGAGCTCCTGGTCAGCGAGCTGACCACCAATGCCGTCATGCACGCCGGTACGGACATCCACATCATTTGCGCTTTGGAACGGGGCCGGAGCCATTCGCGCACGCAGGCGGAGCCCGGTCCCGTGGCACACGCGGAGGACGCGGACGCACCCGTCGCCGTGATCATCGAGGTTGCCGACCACCACCCCACCCGGGCGCTGCGCGTCCACGAGGACATGCCCGGTCGCCAGTGCCTCGGGCTGCGGATCGTGGGCGCGCTGGCCACGTCATGGGGGGTGACCTACGACCACGACCAGAAGTCTGTGTGGTTCCGCCTGGAGGCCTCGGGGCAGGAGCGGCGGTCCTCCGAGCCCGCGGCATCGCCACGGGGCGTTCCGCGGGCCTCCGGGGCGTCGACAGCGCCCGGCGCCGGTGACGGTCTCATCGCGGAGTGGCCCGGCCAGGCGGGTCCCACCTTCCTCGCCGAGGGCAGCGAGCTTCTCGCGGGCCAGCTCGACGAGGATCTCGTCGCCGCACTCGCAGGACAACTGCTGGTGCCCCGGCTTGCCGACTGGTGCGGGGTATGGCTGGCCGAGGACGGAGGCGGTATGCGGCTGTCCCAGGTCTGGCACGCCGAAGAATGGCGCATCGACGCGCTGCGGCAGGAGCTGGTGAGAGAAGTGCCGCCCGGCATTCTCAGTACGGCGAGCATCCCCTGGCCATGGCCAGAGACTGCCGGGGACGCGGGCAGCCGGGGCTCGGCACTGGCGTTCCCCTTGGTTGCCGGCGGCGACTGCCAGGGCGTGCTCCTCCTGGGCAGGTCCGGGCAGCTCCGTATGACCGACAGCCTGGCGAACGTGGTGCAGGACGTGGTGCGGCGGATCGCGCAGTCATTGGTCACCGCCCACCGGTACACCCGGCAGAAGACGATCAGCCGGGCCCTCCAGCGCAATCAGCTGCCCGAATTCCTGGCCACCATCCCGGGCGTCGACACGGCGATCGTCTACGAGCCGCACGGTGAGGGTCAGACCGTCGGCGGCGACTTCTACGACCTGTTCCCGTTGAGGGAACACTGTTGGGGTTTCCTGCTCGGCGACGTGCAGGGCAAGGACCCCGAGGCGATGTCGGTCACCGGCCTCGCCCGTTACCTGGTCAGACTGCTGGCACGCGAGGGCCACGGCGTCGAGTCGGTGCTGCGAAGGCTGAACGCCGCCTTGGCGGAGGAGAGCGAAGAAGCCGTGGCGAACGGCGGCGAACGCGCCCGCCCGCGCCTCTTGAGCATGCTGTACGGAGAGCTGCAACTCGGCCTCGGCACCGCCGGACCCCGCTGCACGATCGCCAGCGCCGGGCATCCGTTGCCGCTGCGCCTCCTGACCGATGGCTCGGTGGTCGCAGCGGCGGAGCCGCAGATGCTGCTCGGTATCGACAACGGCGCGGGCTTCGAAGCCCGCTCCTTCAGCCTCGCCCCCGGAGAGACGCTGCTGTGCGTGACCGACGGTGTCACGGAGCGCCGATGCGGTCATCGGCAGCTGGATGACCGGGACGGCCTGTCGGCGGTGCTCCGGGAATGCACCGGGCTGGGCGCGAAGGCCGTGGCCGAGCACATCCGCCGGACGGTGCACGGTTTCGGTCCCGGTCCCGTCGAGGACGACCTCTCGGTGCTGGTGTTGCAGGCACTGCCCGTCGCGGGTGCGCTCACCGGGGAGCGCCGACCGGCTCGCTGA
- a CDS encoding cytochrome P450, giving the protein MRHLPNSRETEAAPAAEPVQLPLDRPAGCPFDPPGELARLREQDPLRPMRYPDGHIGWLATGHSAVRALAADPRFSSRYELMHYPFPGAGVSELPPAPVGDLTGIDPPEHTRYRRLLAGRFTVRRMRELTARVEEITTDHLDAMERHGGPVDLVRAYAHPVPALMICELLGVPDADRAAFQALAAAVSGLEVTEEEQFAACTALQDTMRELVAAKRARPTDDLLGDLTTSDLSDAELAGIGGFLLAAGLDTTANMIGLGTFALLSHPAQADALRADPALADTAVEELLRYLSIAHTGVRAALEDVEPEGRLIKAGDSVTVSVQAANRDPAKFADPDTLDLRRKATGHLAFGHGIHQCLGQQLARVELRVALPALFTRFPSLRLAVPPQDVPLRTGMNIHGVHRLPVAWDGQ; this is encoded by the coding sequence ATGCGACACCTGCCGAACTCCCGGGAAACCGAGGCGGCACCGGCCGCCGAGCCGGTCCAACTGCCCCTGGACCGCCCGGCGGGCTGCCCCTTCGACCCACCCGGCGAACTGGCGCGGCTTCGCGAACAGGACCCGCTGCGCCCGATGCGCTACCCCGACGGACACATCGGCTGGCTGGCCACCGGCCACTCAGCGGTCCGCGCGTTAGCCGCCGACCCCCGCTTCAGCTCCCGTTACGAACTGATGCACTACCCCTTCCCCGGGGCGGGCGTCAGCGAGCTGCCGCCCGCCCCGGTCGGAGACCTGACCGGGATCGACCCGCCCGAGCACACCCGCTACCGCCGGCTGCTCGCCGGCCGGTTCACCGTCCGGCGGATGCGCGAACTCACCGCACGCGTCGAGGAGATCACCACCGACCACCTGGATGCGATGGAACGCCACGGCGGGCCGGTGGACCTGGTGCGTGCCTACGCACATCCCGTCCCGGCCCTGATGATCTGTGAACTGCTCGGCGTGCCGGACGCGGACCGTGCGGCGTTCCAGGCCCTGGCCGCCGCGGTGAGCGGCCTGGAGGTGACCGAGGAGGAGCAGTTCGCCGCCTGCACCGCGCTGCAGGACACGATGCGCGAGCTGGTGGCGGCCAAGCGGGCCCGCCCCACTGACGACCTGCTCGGGGATCTGACGACCAGCGACCTCAGTGACGCCGAACTCGCCGGCATCGGCGGCTTCCTGCTCGCCGCCGGCCTGGACACCACCGCGAACATGATCGGGCTCGGCACCTTCGCGTTGCTGAGCCACCCCGCGCAGGCCGACGCGCTGCGCGCCGACCCCGCCCTGGCCGATACGGCGGTCGAGGAACTGCTGCGCTATCTGAGCATCGCCCACACCGGCGTGCGGGCGGCGCTGGAGGACGTCGAGCCGGAGGGCCGGCTGATCAAGGCCGGTGACTCGGTCACCGTCTCGGTGCAGGCCGCCAACCGTGACCCGGCGAAGTTCGCCGACCCCGACACCCTCGACCTGCGCCGCAAAGCCACCGGCCATCTCGCCTTCGGGCACGGCATCCATCAGTGTCTGGGCCAGCAACTGGCCCGCGTGGAGCTGCGGGTGGCCCTGCCGGCCCTGTTCACTCGCTTCCCCTCACTGCGGCTCGCCGTCCCGCCGCAGGACGTGCCGCTGCGCACCGGCATGAACATCCATGGGGTGCACCGGCTGCCCGTCGCCTGGGACGGGCAGTGA
- a CDS encoding response regulator — protein MTTHTPEKCSILIVDDIEANLVALEALLGPLHQELVRAHSGEEALKAMLRQEFAVVLLDVLMPGMDGFETAANIKRLDQTKDVPIILLTGTEVETDYAYRGYSVGAADFLTKPFDPWLLRTKICVFLDLFRKNRQLAAQAEQLRHLFAEARTVTALRGRTEPAEGTAERREQNTPSPPAATARTEERLADIGEQLTQIELLLREAGDMEAGTLADRVAELERAVGGLRLGPE, from the coding sequence ATGACCACACACACGCCCGAGAAGTGCAGCATCCTCATCGTCGACGACATCGAGGCGAACCTGGTCGCTCTCGAAGCCCTGCTCGGGCCGCTCCATCAGGAATTGGTGCGCGCCCACTCCGGCGAGGAAGCCCTCAAGGCCATGCTGCGGCAGGAGTTCGCCGTGGTGCTGCTCGACGTCCTGATGCCCGGCATGGACGGCTTCGAGACCGCCGCGAACATCAAGCGCCTGGACCAGACCAAAGATGTGCCGATCATCCTCCTGACCGGAACCGAGGTCGAGACGGACTACGCCTACCGCGGGTATTCGGTCGGCGCGGCGGACTTCCTCACGAAGCCTTTCGACCCGTGGCTGCTGCGTACCAAGATCTGCGTTTTCCTCGACCTGTTTCGGAAGAACCGCCAATTGGCTGCCCAGGCAGAGCAGTTGCGGCATCTCTTCGCCGAGGCCAGGACCGTGACTGCCCTCAGGGGCCGTACGGAGCCGGCCGAAGGCACCGCCGAACGCCGGGAACAGAACACGCCATCACCGCCTGCCGCAACTGCACGGACCGAGGAAAGGCTGGCGGACATCGGCGAACAACTGACGCAGATCGAGCTCCTGTTGCGCGAAGCCGGCGACATGGAAGCCGGCACCCTCGCCGATCGCGTCGCGGAACTCGAACGAGCCGTCGGCGGGCTGCGTCTGGGACCGGAGTGA
- a CDS encoding ferredoxin, protein MRIGIDRERCQGAGMCVLSAPEVFDQDPGDGRVVLLTAGVPAGQRPAARLAADVCPAGALTLLDDSDAGDMDRAGAAAREHEQAGAPTGDGSAPA, encoded by the coding sequence ATGCGGATCGGCATCGACCGCGAACGCTGCCAGGGCGCCGGAATGTGCGTACTGAGTGCGCCGGAAGTATTCGACCAGGACCCCGGGGACGGCCGGGTCGTCCTGCTGACCGCCGGTGTTCCGGCCGGGCAGCGGCCCGCGGCGCGCCTGGCAGCCGATGTCTGCCCTGCCGGCGCCCTCACCCTCCTCGACGACAGCGATGCGGGCGATATGGATCGAGCAGGCGCTGCGGCACGGGAGCACGAGCAGGCCGGTGCGCCGACGGGGGACGGCAGCGCACCGGCCTGA
- a CDS encoding STAS domain-containing protein encodes MDITTTAGPGPGHAVMKLAGELDISTVGDIRAALAAAVTAYRQVVIDLGDLAFCDCSGIGALVAAKNSAARRGTHLTVRNIPDHLARLLHITGTPLATPGTSLTIGGAAHHVPQGTAA; translated from the coding sequence ATGGACATCACGACGACTGCCGGGCCTGGCCCGGGACACGCCGTAATGAAACTGGCCGGAGAGCTGGACATCTCCACCGTCGGTGACATCCGCGCGGCACTCGCCGCAGCAGTCACCGCATACCGGCAGGTGGTCATCGACCTCGGAGACCTCGCATTCTGCGACTGCTCCGGCATCGGCGCACTCGTCGCCGCGAAAAACTCCGCCGCCCGCCGCGGCACCCACCTCACCGTCCGCAACATCCCCGACCACCTCGCCCGACTCCTCCACATCACCGGCACCCCACTCGCCACACCCGGCACAAGCCTGACCATCGGCGGCGCAGCCCACCACGTCCCCCAAGGCACCGCCGCCTGA
- a CDS encoding HAMP domain-containing protein produces MALDPDSADPPSAAADPTESADPSRLAEPTKHAPLSAPSDPTWVRGSDLRPLLNALQSLRDGDFTARVDRAEEGILTEIAGMFNQIAVRNEHLIGELQRVRREVVRHGRLDERLSASPGQGSWVTGVDSANTLLEALVAPVSNATRVLDAVADGELTQRVDLHDGSRQLRGDLRRLALCVNRTVDQLSLFTGEVTRVAREVGTEGRLGGRAHARGLSGDWRLVIEAVNTMASRLTSQVRDIAVVTTAVARGDLTQHVTVEATGEVLELKLTVNTMVDQLRAFADEVTRVAREVGTEGQLGGQAHVGDVSGVWRDLTDNVNFMASNLTSQVRNIAQVTTAVATGDLSQKITVSAKGEILELKSTINTMVDQLSAFADEVTRVAREVGTEGQLGGRAQVRGVSGVWKDLTDNVNFMADNLTSQVRNIAQVATAVATGDLGKTITVEAKGEILELKSTINTMVDQLSAFADEVTRVAREVGTEGQLGGQAHVRDVSGVWKDLTDNVNFMASNLTSQVRNIAQVTTAVADGDLSKKITVDARGEILELKDTVNTMVDQLRAFADEVTRVAREVGTDGQLGGRAQVGGVSGVWKDLTDNVNFMADNLTSQVRNIAQVATAVAQGDLSKKIDVDARGEILELKTTINTMVDTLSSFSAEVTRVAREVGSEGQLGGQARVEGVYGTWKRLTTSVNELALNLTTQVRAIAEVASSVAQGDLTGSIAVEARGEVNELKNNVNLMVSTLRETTRAKDWLESNLTRIAGLMQGHRDLMEVADLILRELTPLVNAQFGAFFMAEAGAEPGRGLQFIAGYGCAEGPDDSPLNNTSKPVRGLIAQAALEKKRILVDAVPAGYISIESGLGSAPPTSIVILPILFEDKVLGVIELASFSRFNEVHLAFIDQFVNTIGVSINTILSNARTEALLSESQRLTAELRRSNAELEDKAALLASSSQYKSEFLANMSHELRTPLNSLLILARLLADNPDGNLAEQEVDFAATIHRSGSDLLQLINDILDLSKIEAGRMDVHPRKLPLSKLLNYMHAMFRPLASERGLSFDVTVGEGVPSELYSDEQRLQQILRNLLSNAVKFTSSGSVVLRVERAADQEIERPVAPASEPILAFSVEDTGIGIPEEKLGVIFEAFQQTDGTTSRKYGGTGLGLSISREIASMLGGRIVADSEPGVGSRFTLYVPAHHTQAAEPITETPSIPAGPKAETTPSPVPLLPAGPLAAPPAPRPTSAPELPADVAAAATGRDTSGWPETTRLKEWITGRPSRVLGGRTILMVDDDIRAVFALMHVLGRVGITVKYAENGREGLEMLDRVPAISLVLMDIMMPEMDGYETIAAVRDSPHLADLPIIALTAKAMPGDREKALEAGASEYIPKPVDVDHLLSVACDLLDPQGRPAGPRPVQAPDVADEDTSRQKP; encoded by the coding sequence ATGGCGCTCGACCCGGATTCTGCCGACCCCCCTTCCGCGGCCGCTGACCCGACCGAGTCAGCGGACCCCTCACGTCTGGCCGAGCCCACGAAACATGCACCGCTCTCCGCGCCGTCGGACCCCACGTGGGTGCGCGGCAGCGATTTGCGCCCCCTGCTCAACGCTCTGCAATCACTGCGCGACGGAGACTTCACTGCCCGCGTGGACAGGGCGGAGGAGGGGATCCTGACGGAGATCGCCGGCATGTTCAATCAGATCGCCGTGCGCAACGAGCATCTGATCGGCGAACTGCAGCGGGTCCGCCGCGAGGTCGTACGGCACGGCAGGCTGGACGAACGGCTCTCGGCGAGCCCGGGGCAGGGTTCGTGGGTGACGGGCGTGGACTCGGCGAACACGCTGCTCGAAGCCCTGGTGGCTCCGGTGTCGAACGCCACGCGCGTCCTGGACGCAGTGGCGGACGGGGAGCTGACGCAGCGCGTCGACCTGCACGACGGCAGCCGCCAGCTCCGGGGCGATCTACGGCGGCTGGCGCTCTGCGTGAACCGCACGGTCGACCAGCTGTCACTGTTCACCGGCGAAGTGACGCGGGTGGCCCGCGAGGTCGGCACCGAAGGCCGGCTGGGCGGGCGCGCCCACGCCCGCGGCCTGTCCGGCGACTGGCGCCTGGTGATCGAGGCGGTCAACACCATGGCGTCCCGGCTGACGTCCCAGGTCCGGGACATCGCCGTCGTCACGACAGCGGTGGCACGAGGCGACCTCACGCAGCACGTGACGGTGGAGGCCACCGGTGAGGTGCTGGAACTCAAGCTCACGGTGAACACGATGGTCGACCAGCTGCGGGCGTTCGCCGACGAGGTGACACGCGTGGCCCGCGAGGTCGGCACCGAAGGACAACTCGGCGGCCAGGCACACGTCGGGGACGTATCCGGCGTCTGGCGGGACCTCACCGACAACGTCAACTTCATGGCGTCCAACCTCACCAGCCAGGTCCGCAACATCGCCCAGGTCACCACCGCCGTCGCCACCGGCGACCTGAGTCAGAAGATCACCGTGAGCGCGAAGGGCGAAATCCTGGAGCTGAAGTCGACGATCAACACCATGGTCGACCAGCTGTCCGCCTTCGCCGACGAAGTGACACGCGTGGCCCGCGAAGTCGGCACCGAAGGACAACTCGGCGGACGCGCCCAGGTCCGCGGCGTCTCCGGCGTCTGGAAGGACCTCACCGACAACGTCAACTTCATGGCCGACAACCTCACCAGTCAGGTCCGCAACATCGCCCAGGTCGCCACCGCCGTCGCCACCGGCGATCTCGGCAAGACGATCACCGTGGAGGCGAAGGGCGAAATCCTCGAACTGAAGTCGACGATCAACACGATGGTCGACCAGCTGTCCGCGTTCGCCGACGAAGTGACACGCGTGGCCCGCGAAGTCGGCACCGAAGGACAACTCGGCGGCCAGGCACACGTCCGGGACGTCTCCGGCGTCTGGAAAGACCTCACCGACAACGTCAACTTCATGGCGTCCAACCTCACCAGCCAGGTCCGCAACATCGCCCAGGTCACCACTGCCGTCGCCGACGGGGATCTCTCGAAGAAGATCACCGTGGACGCACGTGGCGAAATCCTCGAGCTCAAGGACACCGTCAACACGATGGTCGACCAGCTGCGGGCGTTCGCCGACGAAGTGACGCGCGTGGCCCGCGAAGTCGGGACGGACGGACAACTCGGCGGACGCGCCCAGGTGGGTGGCGTCTCCGGCGTCTGGAAGGACCTCACCGACAACGTCAACTTCATGGCCGACAACCTCACCTCCCAGGTCCGCAACATCGCCCAGGTCGCCACCGCCGTCGCGCAGGGCGACCTGTCGAAGAAGATCGACGTCGACGCACGCGGTGAGATCCTCGAACTCAAGACGACCATCAACACCATGGTCGACACGCTGTCCTCGTTCTCCGCAGAGGTCACGCGCGTGGCCCGCGAAGTCGGCAGTGAGGGGCAACTGGGCGGCCAGGCACGGGTCGAGGGCGTCTACGGCACCTGGAAGCGGCTGACGACGAGCGTCAACGAACTCGCCCTCAATCTGACCACCCAGGTGCGCGCGATCGCCGAAGTCGCCAGCTCCGTGGCGCAGGGCGACCTGACCGGCTCCATCGCCGTCGAGGCCAGAGGCGAGGTCAACGAGCTGAAGAACAACGTCAATCTCATGGTCTCCACCCTCCGCGAGACCACCCGGGCCAAGGACTGGCTCGAGTCGAACCTCACCCGTATCGCCGGCCTGATGCAGGGGCACCGCGACCTGATGGAGGTCGCCGACCTGATCCTGCGTGAGCTGACCCCTCTGGTCAACGCGCAGTTCGGAGCGTTCTTCATGGCGGAGGCCGGCGCCGAACCCGGCCGGGGCCTGCAATTCATCGCCGGATACGGCTGCGCCGAGGGCCCGGACGACAGCCCGCTCAACAACACGAGCAAGCCGGTTCGAGGGCTGATCGCCCAGGCGGCGCTGGAGAAGAAGCGCATTCTCGTCGATGCGGTTCCGGCCGGGTACATCAGCATCGAGTCCGGGCTCGGCTCGGCACCGCCGACCAGCATCGTCATCCTTCCCATCCTGTTCGAGGACAAGGTACTCGGTGTCATCGAACTCGCCTCGTTCAGCAGGTTCAACGAGGTCCACCTGGCCTTCATCGACCAGTTCGTGAACACCATCGGCGTCTCGATCAACACGATTCTCTCCAACGCACGCACCGAGGCCCTGCTCTCCGAGTCCCAGCGGCTCACCGCGGAACTGCGGCGCTCCAACGCGGAACTGGAGGACAAGGCCGCCCTGCTGGCCAGCTCGTCCCAGTACAAGTCCGAGTTCCTGGCCAACATGTCGCACGAACTGCGCACCCCGCTCAACTCGCTGCTGATACTGGCCCGGCTGCTTGCCGACAATCCGGACGGGAACCTCGCCGAACAGGAGGTGGACTTCGCGGCGACCATTCACCGGTCGGGGTCGGACCTGCTCCAGCTCATCAACGACATCCTGGATCTGTCGAAGATCGAAGCGGGCCGGATGGACGTCCATCCGAGGAAGCTGCCACTGTCCAAGCTGCTCAACTACATGCATGCCATGTTCCGGCCCCTCGCGAGTGAGCGCGGACTGTCCTTCGACGTCACGGTCGGGGAGGGCGTGCCCAGCGAGCTGTACTCCGACGAGCAGCGGCTCCAGCAGATCCTTCGGAACCTGCTGTCGAACGCGGTGAAGTTCACCTCGTCGGGCAGCGTGGTGCTACGGGTCGAGCGCGCGGCGGACCAGGAGATCGAGCGGCCGGTGGCACCGGCGAGCGAGCCGATCCTCGCGTTCTCGGTCGAGGACACCGGCATCGGAATCCCGGAGGAGAAGCTGGGCGTCATCTTCGAGGCGTTCCAGCAGACCGACGGCACCACCAGCCGCAAGTACGGCGGCACCGGACTGGGGCTCTCCATCAGCCGGGAGATCGCCAGCATGCTGGGAGGCCGGATCGTCGCCGACAGCGAACCCGGCGTCGGCTCCCGGTTCACGCTCTACGTGCCCGCGCACCACACCCAGGCGGCTGAGCCCATCACCGAAACCCCGTCGATCCCAGCGGGCCCGAAGGCGGAGACCACACCGTCGCCGGTCCCCCTGCTGCCGGCGGGTCCGCTTGCCGCTCCCCCGGCGCCCCGGCCGACGAGCGCCCCTGAACTCCCCGCCGACGTGGCGGCAGCGGCTACCGGCAGGGACACCTCGGGCTGGCCGGAGACAACGCGGCTCAAGGAGTGGATCACCGGGCGGCCGAGCAGGGTGCTGGGCGGGCGCACGATTCTCATGGTGGACGACGACATCCGTGCGGTCTTCGCGCTCATGCATGTGCTGGGCCGCGTGGGCATCACCGTCAAGTACGCCGAGAACGGACGCGAAGGTCTTGAGATGCTGGACCGTGTTCCTGCCATCTCTCTGGTCCTGATGGACATCATGATGCCCGAGATGGACGGGTACGAGACGATCGCTGCTGTGCGGGATTCGCCCCACCTCGCCGACCTGCCGATCATCGCACTGACCGCGAAGGCCATGCCGGGCGACCGGGAGAAGGCGCTCGAAGCGGGCGCCTCGGAGTACATTCCGAAACCCGTGGACGTGGACCACCTGCTGTCCGTGGCCTGCGATCTGCTCGACCCGCAGGGCCGCCCCGCCGGTCCGCGGCCCGTGCAGGCGCCGGACGTCGCCGACGAAGACACGTCGAGGCAGAAGCCATGA
- a CDS encoding GNAT family N-acetyltransferase has translation MRPPTEDNGATSTVIARVLLEHRRRGLGTRLYERAWEQARALDAQVIETVVPASNPDGLRFAEQHGFGEIERHLLREGDTVHWIDLRLT, from the coding sequence GTGCGCCCGCCCACTGAGGACAACGGCGCCACCTCGACGGTCATCGCCCGTGTGCTGCTGGAGCACCGCCGCCGAGGACTCGGCACACGACTCTACGAGCGTGCCTGGGAGCAGGCCCGCGCGCTGGACGCTCAGGTGATCGAGACGGTAGTGCCGGCGTCCAATCCGGATGGGCTGCGCTTCGCCGAGCAGCACGGCTTCGGCGAGATCGAACGCCATCTGCTGCGCGAGGGCGACACCGTGCACTGGATCGACCTACGTCTGACCTGA
- a CDS encoding DUF6891 domain-containing protein — MLEVVVKSEDGDRRVRVSAEELAGLVRRIGGDGDRFLVVHRIPDLPDVFAQVWHETGGDYTLEHRDGAADRHFQVMVDDSEAVTAAMTGWARRESGWGTDLAWSLLDMGPTREAPPLDLNEHERAELEKRIHEVLVGGYADRAELAELAEEYLVTADRRPVSREQAEALADRMWLERVAEQAEWQGETDPERLTRAFTALQEAGITARENFTCCRSCGQSEIGDEGGPDTRGFVYFHSQCTDSAAAGHGLTLLYGGFDGSAETTGTIGHEVVAALEAAGLQAEWDRDPGRAITVTPLEWRRRLVG; from the coding sequence ATGCTCGAGGTCGTGGTGAAGTCGGAGGACGGGGATCGGCGCGTTCGTGTGTCGGCCGAGGAGTTGGCCGGTCTGGTCCGGCGCATCGGCGGTGACGGCGACCGGTTTCTGGTGGTCCATCGAATACCCGACCTGCCCGACGTCTTCGCCCAGGTCTGGCACGAGACGGGCGGGGACTACACGCTGGAGCACCGCGACGGTGCCGCGGACCGGCACTTCCAGGTGATGGTCGACGACTCCGAGGCCGTGACCGCGGCGATGACCGGCTGGGCCCGGCGGGAGTCCGGTTGGGGCACGGATCTGGCCTGGTCGCTGCTGGACATGGGCCCCACTCGCGAGGCGCCACCCCTCGACCTGAACGAGCACGAGCGCGCGGAGTTGGAGAAGCGCATCCACGAGGTGCTGGTCGGCGGTTACGCCGACCGTGCCGAACTGGCGGAGCTCGCCGAGGAGTACCTCGTCACCGCTGACCGGCGCCCGGTGTCACGCGAGCAGGCGGAGGCGCTGGCCGACCGGATGTGGCTGGAGCGCGTCGCGGAGCAGGCCGAATGGCAGGGCGAGACAGACCCGGAACGGCTCACCCGCGCGTTCACGGCCCTACAGGAAGCCGGTATCACCGCCCGCGAGAACTTCACCTGCTGCCGCAGTTGCGGCCAGTCCGAGATCGGCGACGAAGGCGGGCCCGACACTCGCGGGTTCGTCTATTTCCACTCCCAGTGCACCGACTCCGCGGCTGCCGGCCACGGACTGACGCTCCTCTACGGAGGCTTCGACGGCTCGGCCGAGACGACCGGCACCATCGGCCACGAGGTCGTGGCCGCCCTGGAAGCGGCCGGTCTCCAGGCCGAGTGGGACCGTGACCCCGGCCGGGCCATCACCGTCACGCCCCTGGAGTGGCGCCGCCGCCTGGTCGGCTGA